Proteins found in one Syngnathus acus chromosome 9, fSynAcu1.2, whole genome shotgun sequence genomic segment:
- the LOC119127736 gene encoding gastrula zinc finger protein XlCGF57.1-like: MTREGDGDHCGGSRAAPPLDRLNVSSHVPAAAAAGDESHNKHRQCSQCGKCCANNSVLKQHMKMHTRERPFSCSVCGQKFFQKGHLKTHTRVHTGEKPFSCSVCGQRFSMKFTLKIHTRIHTGEKPFSCSVCGQKFSSKGYLKIHTRSHTGEKPFSCSVCGQTFSVKQSLTLHTRIHTGEKPFSCSVCGQKFGHRGHLNEHTKIHAGEKPFSCSVCGQKFSQKQNLKRHTRTHTGEKPFSCSVCGQKFSCKASLKTHTKSHTGEKPFSCSVCGQKFSQKQNLKRHTRTHTGEKTFSCSVCGQKFSYKASLKTHTRSHTGEKPFSCSVCGQTFSVKQSLTLHTRIHTGEKPFSCSVCGQKFSQKQNLKSHTRTHTGEKPFSCSVCGQKFSYKASLKTHTKSHTGEKPFSCSVCGQKFSEKGTLKTHTRIHTGEKPFSCSVCGQKFSEKGTLKTHTRIHTGEKPFSCSVCGQKFSHKQNLESHTRTHTGEKPFSCSVCGQRFSVKEALKSHSRVHTDEKLYSC, encoded by the coding sequence ATGACCAGAgaaggtgatggagaccaCTGTGGAGGATCACGAGCAGCTCCACCATTAGATAGATTAAATGTGTCGTCACatgttcctgctgctgctgctgctggtgatgAGTCTCACAACAAACACAGGCAATGTTCTCAGTGTGGGAAATGTTGTGCTAATAACAGTGTTTTGAAACAACACATGAAAATGCACACTCGCGAGagacctttttcctgctcagtttgtggccaaaaattctttCAGAAGGGACACTTGAAAACTCATACAAGagtccacactggcgagaaacctttttcatgctcagtttgtggccaaagattttcAATGAAGTTTACCTTAAAaattcatacaagaatccacactggcgagaaacctttttcatgctcagtttgtggccaaaaattctcttcTAAGGGATACTTGAAAATTCATACAAGAAgtcacactggtgagaaacctttttcatgctcagtttgtggccaaacattTTCAGTGAAGCAAAGTCTAACActtcatacaagaatccacactggtgagaaacctttttcatgctcagtttgtggccagaaaTTCGGTCACAGGGGACATTTAAATGAGCACACAAAAATCCAcgctggtgagaaacctttttcatgctcagtttgtggccagaaattcagtcaaaagcaaaacttaaaaaggcacacaagaacccacactggcgagaaacctttttcctgctcagtttgtggccaaaaattctcttgTAAGGCATCATTGAAAACTCATACAAAAAgtcacactggtgagaaacctttttcatgctcagtttgtggccagaaattcagtcaaaagcaaaacttgaaaaggcacacaagaacccacactggcgagaaaactttttcctgctcagtttgtggccaaaaattctcttatAAGGCATCCTTGAAAACTCATACAAGAAgtcacactggtgagaaacctttttcatgctcagtttgtggccaaacattTTCAGTGAAGCAAAGTCTAACActtcatacaagaatccacactggtgagaaacctttttcatgctcagtttgtggccagaaattcagtcaaaagcaaaacttaaaaagtcacacaagaacccacactggcgagaaacctttttcctgctcagtttgtggccaaaaattctcttatAAGGCATCCTTGAAAACTCATACAAAAAgtcacactggtgagaaacctttttcatgctcagtttgtggccagaaaTTCTCAGAGAAGGGAACCTTAAAaacgcacacaagaatccacactggcgagaaacctttttcatgctcagtttgtggccagaaaTTCTCAGAGAAGGGAACCTTAAAaacgcacacaagaatccacactggcgagaaacctttttcatgctcggtttgtggccaaaaattcagtCACAAGCAAAACTTAGAAAgtcacacaagaacccacactggcgagaaacctttttcatgctcagtttgtggccaaagattttcCGTGAAGGAAGCCTTAAAAAGCCACTCAAGAGTCCACACTGACGAGAAACTTTATTCCTGCTAA